A genomic stretch from Pomacea canaliculata isolate SZHN2017 linkage group LG2, ASM307304v1, whole genome shotgun sequence includes:
- the LOC112557068 gene encoding latent-transforming growth factor beta-binding protein 1-like, whose product MTDPLDATRCIDVDECVNSTLTTCGRNATCENTPGSYICVCASGFRLKSDFNCEDINECAEHTDNCQQVCVNSEGNFDCQCYSGYTLSDKGTCEPDSQTNGTCAVLGCDHGCNVTPDLSGTLVASCFCNSGFRLSGNRTCVDRDECSEGVCSQACINTVGSFFCKCYTGYLLGSDERTCSPCPSMQYGTDCSLTCQCSGRAVTCDPVTGCVCREGWRGIRCDEDINECRENPDRCGAGYVCSNTNGSFICDCPSGYSKSAAGKCEDVDECAPRSVLNTCGSLRTASMCQVPSTAGVAPATDGRTATVQISTNALTVPPIVNSYV is encoded by the exons ATGACCGATCCCCTGGACGCGACAAG GTGCATTGATGTCGATGAGTGCGTTAACTCGACCCTCACCACGTGCGGTAGGAACGCCACATGCGAGAACACGCCGGGCTCCTACATCTGTGTCTGCGCCAGCGGCTTTCGGCTTAAATCGGACTTCAATTGCGAAGACATCAACGAATGTGCTGAACACACCGACAATTGCCAGCAAGTTTGTGTCAACTCCGAAGGAAACTTCGACTGTCAGTGCTACTCAGGGTACACGCTCTCAGACAAAG GTACATGTGAACCTGACAGTCAAACAAATGGCACATGCGCTGTACTGGGTTGTGATCATGGCTGCAATGTAACCCCTGACCTCAGTGGCACCCTAGTGGCCTCCTGCTTCTGCAACTCAGGCTTTAGGTTGTCTGGAAACAGGACCTGCGTGGACAGGGACGAGTGTAGCGAGGGTGTGTGCAGCCAGGCTTGCATCAACACCGTGGGCAGCTTCTTCTGCAAGTGTTATACCGGTTACCTTCTTGGCAGTGACGAGCGAACATGCTCACCCTGTCCCAGCATGCAGTACGGCACCGACTGCAGCCTGACCTGTCAGTGCAGTGGCAGGGCGGTGACCTGTGACCCGGTCACCGGATGCGTGTGCCGGGAAGGCTGGCGGGGCATCAGATGTGACGAGGACATAAACGAGTGCAGAGAGAATCCTGACAGGTGTGGTGCAGGGTACGTCTGCTCCAACACAAACGGCTCCTTCATCTGTGATTGCCCTTCTGGATATTCCAAAAGTGCGGCTGGTAAATGCGAGG ACGTGGATGAGTGCGCGCCACGCTCAGTCCTGAATACCTGCGGGAGCTTGAGGACTGCATCAATGTGCCAGGTACCTTCTACTGCAGGTGTCGCACCGGCTACAGACGGCAGAACGGCCACTGTACAG ATATCAACGAATGCGCTAACGGTGCCTCCGATTGTGAACAGCTATGTGTGA